A portion of the Halopelagius inordinatus genome contains these proteins:
- a CDS encoding NUDIX hydrolase encodes MDLSRLSSHVAEAVTDAERQAAVVAPVLVRDDEDHVLFTKRADHLGEHPGQMSFPGGGREPSDDSLRATALREADEEIGLRASEVDFFGRLDDIRTVTDYSVTPFVARIPDRTYDPDEREVAEIVALAESDLTDYSNYESEHRDHPHYGPIRLHFFRADGYTVWGATARMLVQLLELTTEWEMPPEPDRVVDPDADYPV; translated from the coding sequence ATGGACCTCTCGCGGCTGTCGTCGCACGTCGCCGAGGCGGTTACCGACGCGGAACGGCAGGCGGCCGTCGTCGCGCCGGTTCTCGTCCGCGACGACGAGGACCACGTGCTGTTTACGAAGCGCGCGGACCACCTCGGCGAACACCCCGGACAGATGAGCTTTCCCGGCGGCGGCCGCGAACCGAGCGACGACTCGCTTCGAGCGACCGCGCTCCGAGAAGCCGACGAGGAGATCGGTCTCCGCGCGTCGGAAGTGGACTTTTTCGGCCGTCTCGACGACATCCGAACCGTCACCGACTACTCCGTGACGCCGTTCGTCGCACGCATCCCCGACAGGACGTACGACCCCGACGAACGCGAAGTCGCCGAAATCGTCGCCCTCGCGGAGTCGGACCTCACGGACTACTCGAACTACGAATCCGAACACAGAGACCACCCCCACTACGGCCCTATCCGGCTTCACTTCTTCCGCGCCGACGGCTACACAGTCTGGGGCGCGACGGCGCGGATGCTCGTCCAACTGCTCGAACTCACGACGGAGTGGGAGATGCCGCCGGAACCGGACCGGGTCGTCGACCCGGACGCCGACTACCCGGTGTGA
- a CDS encoding DoxX family protein: MSTTQHTDAGIDLSNALDFELGGTLAGYWTAVLRIVVGYWFLHSGVGKLMAPEAFDASGWMLNATASPIHGFLVWAAQTPWLLEFTNFMVPVGEALIGLGLVVGALVRLASFFGAFLMVFFYLGNADWAHGLVNGDLMGLVLFVTLGVLGAGRVLGLDALLERTDIVRENRVLKYLLG, encoded by the coding sequence ATGTCCACTACGCAACACACCGACGCGGGAATCGACCTCTCGAACGCCCTCGACTTCGAACTCGGTGGAACCCTCGCGGGCTACTGGACCGCCGTACTTCGCATCGTCGTCGGGTACTGGTTCCTCCACTCCGGCGTGGGCAAACTCATGGCGCCCGAGGCGTTCGACGCCTCGGGGTGGATGCTCAACGCCACCGCGAGCCCCATCCACGGCTTTCTGGTGTGGGCCGCCCAGACGCCGTGGCTCCTCGAATTCACGAACTTCATGGTCCCCGTCGGTGAGGCGCTCATCGGTCTGGGATTGGTCGTGGGCGCACTCGTCCGGTTAGCCTCGTTCTTCGGGGCGTTCCTGATGGTATTCTTCTACCTCGGGAACGCGGACTGGGCGCACGGACTGGTCAACGGCGACCTGATGGGTCTCGTGCTGTTCGTGACCCTCGGCGTCCTCGGCGCGGGCCGCGTCCTCGGCCTCGACGCCCTCCTCGAACGGACGGATATCGTCCGGGAGAACCGCGTGCTCAAGTACCTCCTCGGCTGA
- a CDS encoding DUF7388 family protein, whose product MLTGERSVSQTGLDAVALKPKECDVLAGLDVPVDTVAVDYEGREYRPSADVLRELAADKEVRLTIPVRADGFDPLGDDALWDEVPDSVRRILVAGHSAYLSEAESRRAVAPRLGAGVERAPDAWVGTAGVERIALAAGGTQYELLSRTTARDLRSLRAAGYDGEVAVYAPTVLSEDEDEILDGVGAYAARRPPVDAALPDGAATDADAAGRAREVLSKAVRDYGLVGTAETVREQVTELKEAGADVVVGYPARGVESFAESR is encoded by the coding sequence ATGTTGACCGGAGAGCGTAGCGTCTCGCAGACGGGTCTCGACGCCGTGGCCCTGAAGCCGAAAGAGTGCGACGTACTGGCGGGTCTGGACGTCCCCGTCGATACCGTCGCGGTGGACTACGAGGGCAGAGAGTACCGTCCGAGCGCCGACGTTCTGCGCGAACTGGCGGCGGACAAGGAGGTCAGACTAACGATACCCGTCCGCGCGGACGGGTTCGACCCCCTCGGCGACGACGCCCTCTGGGACGAGGTGCCCGACTCGGTTCGCCGCATCCTCGTGGCGGGCCACTCGGCGTATCTCTCGGAGGCGGAGTCGCGCCGCGCCGTCGCGCCGAGACTCGGCGCGGGCGTCGAACGCGCCCCCGACGCGTGGGTCGGTACCGCGGGCGTCGAGCGAATCGCCCTCGCCGCCGGCGGCACCCAGTACGAGCTGCTCTCTCGCACCACCGCCCGCGACCTGCGCTCCCTCCGCGCGGCCGGATACGACGGCGAGGTGGCCGTCTACGCGCCGACCGTCCTCTCGGAGGACGAAGACGAGATACTCGACGGCGTCGGCGCGTACGCCGCCCGGAGACCCCCCGTCGACGCCGCGCTTCCGGACGGCGCGGCGACCGACGCGGACGCCGCGGGACGCGCCCGCGAGGTGCTCTCGAAGGCCGTCAGAGACTACGGCCTCGTCGGCACCGCGGAGACGGTCAGAGAGCAGGTGACCGAACTGAAAGAGGCGGGCGCGGACGTCGTCGTCGGCTACCCCGCCCGCGGCGTCGAGTCGTTCGCCGAGTCGCGGTAG
- a CDS encoding Hsp20/alpha crystallin family protein, with the protein MSGLKEFGESAAKSVLERIGRGVGRVQERKPIPYDLLESDDAYLVVFDAPGVQRSDLQVRFLDDEVQVRIDRFRDFHEGFEMRFPGRGLSLDGSAELPDGASVDATEATATLASNGTLRVEIPKDDDAHEVDVTEESEGEEYELSSVEETVAQSGGETVDADEPDSNSLDDA; encoded by the coding sequence ATGAGCGGACTCAAAGAGTTCGGCGAGTCGGCGGCGAAAAGCGTCCTCGAACGAATCGGACGCGGCGTCGGGCGCGTCCAAGAGCGCAAACCCATCCCGTACGACCTGCTCGAATCCGACGACGCGTACCTCGTCGTCTTCGACGCCCCCGGCGTCCAGCGAAGCGACCTGCAGGTCAGGTTCCTCGACGACGAGGTGCAGGTCCGAATCGACCGGTTCCGCGACTTCCACGAGGGGTTCGAGATGCGCTTCCCGGGCCGCGGACTGTCGCTCGACGGGTCCGCGGAACTGCCCGACGGCGCGTCCGTCGACGCCACGGAGGCCACGGCGACGCTGGCGTCAAACGGGACGCTCCGCGTCGAGATTCCGAAAGACGACGACGCCCACGAGGTGGACGTGACCGAAGAAAGCGAGGGCGAAGAGTACGAACTGTCGTCCGTCGAGGAGACGGTCGCACAAAGCGGCGGCGAGACGGTAGACGCCGACGAACCCGACTCGAACAGTCTCGACGACGCGTAA
- a CDS encoding DUF7559 family protein — MPATLEVKCENGDCEMDMFELHYTYDMPDDVGVGDFVCPYCQESRTLEEIQL; from the coding sequence ATGCCTGCGACCCTCGAAGTGAAGTGTGAAAACGGGGACTGCGAGATGGATATGTTCGAACTTCACTACACCTACGACATGCCCGACGACGTGGGCGTCGGGGATTTCGTCTGCCCGTACTGCCAAGAGAGCAGAACGCTCGAAGAGATTCAGCTATGA
- a CDS encoding GNAT family N-acetyltransferase, which produces MSDESVSDAPRLRLARPEDAAAVRDIYAPFVRETPATFTLEPPSVSDLREKIRTTREGDAYPWFVAEEPSAGDRTASETDAEGGGSILGYAYATPVRDRPAYQWSVETSIYVDPTHHRGGVGRRLYDRLFDTLRRQGYVSAYAVLGLPNPESEAFHEAYGFDHLADFPAAGYKLGAWRDVGWYRLELRPPPESPDPPRPVSAVASESDEF; this is translated from the coding sequence ATGAGCGACGAGTCGGTCTCCGACGCCCCGCGCCTCCGCCTCGCCCGGCCCGAGGACGCCGCCGCCGTTCGGGACATCTACGCGCCGTTCGTCCGCGAGACGCCCGCGACGTTCACGCTCGAACCGCCGTCGGTATCGGACCTGCGCGAGAAGATTCGGACGACGCGCGAGGGCGACGCGTACCCGTGGTTCGTCGCCGAAGAACCGTCGGCGGGCGACCGGACCGCGTCCGAAACCGACGCCGAGGGCGGCGGGTCGATTCTCGGATACGCCTACGCGACGCCGGTCCGCGACCGGCCCGCCTACCAGTGGAGCGTCGAGACGTCGATTTACGTCGACCCGACGCACCACCGCGGCGGCGTCGGGCGACGACTGTACGACAGACTGTTCGACACCCTGCGGAGACAGGGATACGTCTCCGCCTACGCGGTTCTGGGGCTGCCGAACCCCGAGAGCGAGGCGTTCCACGAGGCGTACGGCTTCGACCACCTCGCGGACTTCCCGGCGGCGGGCTACAAACTCGGCGCGTGGCGCGACGTCGGGTGGTACCGCCTCGAACTTCGGCCCCCGCCGGAGAGCCCCGACCCGCCGCGTCCCGTCTCCGCCGTGGCGTCGGAGTCCGACGAGTTCTGA